Proteins found in one Mytilus edulis chromosome 2, xbMytEdul2.2, whole genome shotgun sequence genomic segment:
- the LOC139510571 gene encoding carboxypeptidase B-like, whose protein sequence is MKQSILILFFALGCFAFDFSIYNKLDDIERYLTTLDSFKGRVKSRLESTGTRYEGRSINMISMSTNARAPYCGCKKKAILVECGIHSREFISIAFCLYFMDFLKNTQTGIQLVKKFDWYLIPVLNPDGYVYSMNVERLWRKNRNPFNETCVGTDLNRNFRMEWDPANGGSDDLCNLFSYSGPQSFSELESQAARDVIVNRGIDFVGYLGVHAFGQMLIYPWGYTFDLVPDDATLAKCAQIATAAATDRNGIPYTYGKITDFFPTIGGLAVDYAKSAGIKFSYEIELRDNGTFGHLLPEDQIIPTSEETTDAIVAWVDCVCAEIAS, encoded by the coding sequence ATGAAACAGTCCATTTTAATCTTGTTCTTTGCACTAGGCTGCTTTGCGTTTGACTTTAGCATATATAATAAACTTGATGATATAGAGAGGTATTTGACCACTTTGGATTCTTTCAAAGGCAGAGTAAAGTCGAGGTTAGAAAGTACTGGTACTAGGTATGAAGGAAGGAGTATTAATATGATATCAATGTCAACTAATGCTAGGGCACCATATTGTGGTTGCAAAAAGAAGGCGATTTTGGTTGAATGTGGAATTCATTCAAGAGAATTCATATCGATTGCCTTCTGTCTTTACTTTATGGACTTTCTCAAAAACACCCAAACAGGGATCCAGTTGGTGAAAAAGTTTGACTGGTACTTAATACCTGTTCTAAACCCGGATGGTTACGTATACTCTATGAATGTGGAAAGACTTTGGAGAAAAAACAGAAACCCATTTAATGAAACATGTGTTGGCACTGACCTGAACAGAAATTTTAGGATGGAATGGGATCCAGCTAATGGAGGTTCAGATGATCTTtgcaatttattttcatattcagGTCCGCAAAGTTTCAGTGAATTGGAAAGTCAAGCAGCGAGAGATGTTATAGTGAACCGGGGTATTGATTTTGTTGGTTATTTAGGGGTGCATGCTTTTGGTCAGATGTTGATCTATCCCTGGGGATATACGTTTGATTTAGTACCGGATGATGCAACTCTAGCGAAGTGTGCTCAAATTGCCACTGCAGCAGCAACAGATAGAAATGGAATCCCGTATACATATggtaaaatcacagatttcttCCCAACGATTGGAGGGTTAGCTGTGGATTACGCAAAATCAGCGGGCATTAAATTTTCTTACGAAATTGAGCTACGAGATAATGGTACATTTGGTCATTTACTGCCAGAGGATCAAATTATTCCGACCTCTGAAGAAACAACTGATGCTATTGTTGCCTGGGTTGACTGTGTCTGCGCTGAAATTGCTTCTTAA
- the LOC139512232 gene encoding uncharacterized protein, with translation MLLRATIVLLFAVLVSYKQVNCMCSFPCNWQERTFYNEAADVDLFIPNAYQLNIAPDTVIECLIREGPFIVNRRGVNKDIYRCIKINDVCKNSFVVIETPLIQQAFPPNLCDICTPGNLTSKPQVWVAKENTYLGCNVPKNCPVQSRTDIQCNGCEENQPNDDIACSTCKKEERKKWEYQRKYSGEKKKSTYGSYSGEKKKSTYRSYSRNSYRG, from the exons ATGCTTCTGAGGGCAACGATTGTTTTGTTGTTTGCTGTACTTGTCTCTTATAAACAAG tgaacTGTATGTGTTCTTTCCCATGTAATTGGCAAGAGAGAACATTCTACAATGAAGCAGCCGACGTAGACCTTTTTATTCCAAATGCATACCAATTAAACATTGCACCTGACACTGTTATAGAATGTTTGATTAGAGAAGGACCGTTCATTGTTAACAG ACGAGGTGTCAATAAAGACATATACAGATGTATAAAAATTAACGACGTGTGTAAGAACAGCTTTGTGGTGATAGAGACACCTCTAA TCCAACAGGCTTTTCCTCCAAATTTGTGCGACATCTGTACTCCTGGAAATCTTACCAGCAAGCCACAAGTATGGGTCG CAAAAGAGAACACTT atctAGGATGCAATGTACCAAAGAACTGTCCTGTACAAAGTCGTACAGACATTCAATGTAATGGATGTGAAGAGAACCAACCAAATGATGACATAGCTTGCAGCACTTGCAAAAAAGAGGAAAGAAAAAAGTGGGAATATCAAAGGAAATATTCCGGAGAGAAGAAGAAATCAACCTATGGTTCATATTCCGGAGAGAAGAAGAAATCAACCTATCGTTCATATTCTAGAAATTCTTACAGAGGCTAA